A section of the Elizabethkingia anophelis R26 genome encodes:
- the pth gene encoding aminoacyl-tRNA hydrolase, which translates to MKYLIVGLGNKGDEYKETRHNIGFKVAEKIAEAIDAPFNTTNFGWMAEGKYKGRKVFVLKPDTYMNLSGNAVRYWMQKENIPLENLLVITDDLALPFGTLRMKMKGSHGGHNGLRNIETVLNTGQYTRLRFGISADFKDGQQVDYVLGGWSEEEKEKLQERIDKFSQAALSFVFAGVQNTMSGFNGK; encoded by the coding sequence ATGAAATACTTAATCGTAGGCCTTGGTAATAAAGGCGATGAATATAAAGAAACAAGACATAATATAGGCTTCAAAGTTGCCGAAAAAATAGCAGAAGCTATAGATGCACCATTTAATACAACCAATTTTGGGTGGATGGCCGAAGGGAAGTATAAAGGAAGAAAAGTCTTTGTCCTAAAGCCGGATACTTATATGAATCTTAGTGGAAATGCTGTACGCTACTGGATGCAGAAAGAAAATATTCCATTAGAAAATCTGTTGGTTATTACCGATGATCTAGCATTGCCTTTTGGAACACTGAGGATGAAAATGAAAGGAAGTCATGGTGGGCACAATGGCTTGCGCAATATTGAAACTGTACTAAATACGGGACAGTATACACGTCTACGTTTCGGAATTTCTGCAGATTTTAAAGATGGGCAGCAAGTAGATTATGTTCTGGGTGGCTGGAGTGAAGAAGAAAAAGAAAAGCTGCAAGAAAGAATTGACAAATTTTCTCAAGCAGCTTTGTCTTTTGTATTTGCAGGAGTGCAGAATACAATGTCCGGTTTCAACGGAAAGTAA
- a CDS encoding MFS transporter, protein MISLAPLRTLRNTEYRNLLSGRFFLIIAFRMLATLLGWWVYHLTKDPFSIGLIGLSEVIPAVGCALYAGHIIDMSEKKKLLLICNYAYFFLLACLLIPAFWGHRLSFSNHQITYYIYGIIFLSGICRAFLSPLVPALIPNIVKREELPNAITLNQATFLTASVSGHALGGFLIAWLGISGTLVVILCFLFIGSLFFWTLNKHRSEYEGQQVNVWESMREGVVYIYKTKEILGALTLDLFAVLFGGAVAMIPVYATDILKVGSEGFGLLNAASDIGSMCIIITLSLIQLKKNQGKILIAAVSGFGLCIIGFGLSHLYWLSFGFLVLSGMLDGISVVIRGTIVQLKTPDKIRGRVLSVNTIFITSSNELGQFESGLAAKMMGVIRSVVFGGSMTLLVALMVGTFAPKLRKMEY, encoded by the coding sequence ATGATATCACTGGCTCCCCTCCGGACATTAAGAAATACAGAATACAGAAATCTTCTTTCCGGGAGGTTCTTTCTTATCATCGCTTTCCGAATGCTTGCAACATTACTTGGCTGGTGGGTATATCACTTAACTAAGGATCCTTTTTCTATCGGACTTATTGGTTTATCTGAAGTAATCCCTGCAGTTGGTTGTGCATTGTACGCCGGACATATTATAGATATGAGTGAGAAAAAAAAGCTATTGCTGATCTGTAATTATGCTTATTTCTTTCTTTTAGCCTGTTTACTGATTCCTGCATTCTGGGGGCACAGACTTAGCTTTAGCAATCATCAGATTACTTATTATATTTACGGTATTATTTTTCTTTCCGGAATATGCAGAGCATTTTTATCACCATTGGTTCCGGCGCTAATTCCTAACATTGTTAAAAGAGAAGAACTTCCAAATGCCATTACACTTAATCAGGCAACATTCCTCACAGCATCCGTATCTGGCCATGCTTTAGGAGGATTTTTAATAGCATGGTTGGGTATTAGCGGAACTCTAGTCGTTATACTATGTTTTTTATTCATTGGTTCATTATTTTTCTGGACACTGAATAAGCACAGATCGGAATACGAAGGGCAGCAAGTTAATGTATGGGAAAGTATGCGGGAAGGCGTAGTCTATATTTATAAGACGAAGGAAATACTTGGCGCTCTTACCCTCGATCTTTTTGCCGTTTTGTTTGGTGGTGCTGTTGCAATGATTCCGGTTTACGCAACCGATATCTTAAAAGTTGGCTCCGAAGGCTTCGGACTTCTGAACGCAGCATCGGATATTGGTTCTATGTGTATTATTATTACCCTCTCACTTATACAGCTTAAAAAGAATCAGGGGAAAATACTTATCGCTGCAGTAAGTGGTTTTGGACTTTGTATTATAGGTTTCGGATTATCTCATCTGTACTGGCTGTCTTTTGGTTTTCTTGTTCTAAGTGGGATGCTGGATGGTATTAGTGTTGTTATCCGTGGTACAATTGTTCAGCTGAAAACTCCAGACAAAATCCGTGGCCGCGTACTAAGTGTCAACACCATCTTTATTACTTCGAGTAATGAGCTTGGCCAGTTTGAAAGTGGTCTTGCCGCAAAAATGATGGGTGTAATACGTTCTGTAGTATTCGGCGGAAGCATGACACTTTTAGTTGCATTAATGGTAGGAACTTTCGCACCAAAACTTCGTAAAATGGAGTATTAA
- the mfd gene encoding transcription-repair coupling factor: protein MQLTSIKNTLLPDLLKKQWGKEIFDTLREKQKISIKGAAGSSMSLLVAEYFVSFHQPVLVILDDKEDALYTTAELEELCGKEHVLYFPATFLEPYQIEKTQNANRVLRTEVINQLNSSKAPKVIVAYAAAISEKVIKKEEFGKFSHTIKVGEQLDFDFIDELLNHYKFNRTDFVSEPGEFSVRGGIIDVFSYAYEFPFRISFFGNEVDSIRTFDIESQLTQDKVEEFQLVSAIQDISGDTSKTSLLGILPKETVMFTRNAFLGVKHIREFYEKAQEVYKTLHQDIKYSEPKAIFVSEEEFLNEINHFLWADFASEVLKSSRAEIQLKLTQQPVFNKNFEWLIQDLEDKLEKGYDAWISFSSEKQKDRLESIFEELEKNIPFKSFASELHEGFVDNENKISVYTDHQIFDRYQRYKAKNAFAKSEQLTLKDLMSLKVGDYITHIDHGIGKFMGLVKVNNNGKVQECFKLSYKNGDLLYVSIHALHKISKYNGPDGKDIVLSKLGSSAWKSLKQKTKARVKQIAFDLIKLYAQRKSAKGFAYSPDGYMQNELEASFIYEDTPDQEKATMDVKADMQADTVMDRLICGDVGFGKTEVAIRAAFKAAVDGKQVALLVPTTILAFQHYRSFKERLKDFPVEVSYLNRFRTAKQKKETLEGLASGKIDIVIGTHQLVGASVKFKDLGLLIIDEEHKFGVAIKDKLKTMKTNIDTLTLTATPIPRTLQFSLMAARDLSVIKTPPPNRQPVDTKLVGFNEEILRDAISYELQRDGQVYFINNRIENLKEIAGLIQRLVPDARVITGHGQMDGKQLEANMMDFMEGKYDVLVSTTIVESGLDVPNANTIFINDAQRFGMADLHQMRGRVGRSNRKAFCYLITPPMDLVSSDSRKRLEAIEQFSDLGSGFHIAMKDLEIRGAGDLLGGDQSGFINEMGFDTYQKIMQEALEELKDEDMEGLFQNEEERKKLFNSVKDVNIDTDLELMLPDDYVNSTEERLLLYQKLADVRNATELNRFEYELKDRFGALPKEAINLLKSIELKWLAADIGFDKIVMKNGIFLGYFPGNPQDKFYQSDRFKKIIQYLGSNPQHAQLKEKHSPEGNQLMMRKDKITNVDEVNTLLNSILS, encoded by the coding sequence GTGCAATTAACTTCTATAAAAAATACGCTGTTACCCGATTTATTAAAGAAACAATGGGGTAAAGAAATATTCGATACACTGCGTGAAAAACAAAAGATTAGTATAAAAGGTGCTGCAGGTTCCTCTATGAGTTTGCTAGTTGCAGAATATTTTGTGTCATTCCATCAGCCTGTGCTGGTAATTCTGGATGATAAAGAAGATGCTTTATACACGACAGCAGAACTGGAAGAACTTTGTGGGAAAGAGCATGTATTGTATTTTCCGGCAACTTTTTTGGAACCATATCAGATAGAAAAAACTCAGAATGCAAACAGGGTACTGAGGACGGAGGTTATTAATCAGTTGAATTCGTCTAAAGCACCAAAAGTAATTGTAGCTTATGCGGCAGCAATTTCAGAAAAGGTAATCAAGAAAGAAGAATTTGGAAAGTTTTCGCACACCATAAAGGTTGGAGAACAACTGGATTTTGATTTTATAGATGAATTACTGAACCATTATAAGTTCAACAGGACAGATTTTGTATCAGAGCCTGGTGAATTTTCTGTGCGTGGAGGGATTATAGATGTATTTTCTTATGCATACGAGTTTCCATTCCGGATCAGTTTTTTCGGGAATGAGGTAGATAGTATACGTACTTTTGATATAGAAAGTCAGCTGACGCAGGATAAGGTAGAGGAATTTCAGCTGGTGTCCGCTATTCAGGATATTTCAGGGGATACCTCTAAAACATCTTTATTGGGAATTTTACCTAAAGAAACCGTAATGTTTACCCGGAATGCGTTTTTGGGAGTAAAGCACATTCGAGAGTTTTATGAAAAAGCACAGGAGGTATATAAAACCCTGCATCAGGATATTAAATACAGTGAACCTAAAGCTATTTTTGTATCGGAAGAGGAATTTCTGAATGAAATAAATCATTTTCTATGGGCAGACTTTGCTTCAGAAGTGTTAAAATCTTCACGAGCTGAAATTCAGCTAAAGCTTACACAGCAGCCAGTTTTTAATAAAAATTTTGAGTGGCTGATTCAGGATCTGGAAGATAAACTGGAAAAAGGCTATGATGCATGGATTTCATTCTCATCCGAAAAGCAAAAAGATCGATTGGAAAGCATTTTTGAAGAGCTGGAAAAGAATATTCCATTTAAAAGCTTTGCTTCCGAACTGCATGAAGGTTTTGTAGATAATGAAAATAAAATATCGGTTTATACCGATCATCAGATATTTGACAGATATCAGAGGTATAAAGCGAAAAACGCTTTTGCCAAAAGTGAGCAACTTACCTTAAAAGATCTGATGTCTCTGAAAGTAGGAGATTATATTACCCATATTGATCATGGAATAGGAAAATTTATGGGGTTGGTAAAGGTTAATAATAACGGGAAAGTTCAGGAGTGTTTTAAATTATCTTATAAGAATGGAGATTTATTATATGTGAGTATCCATGCACTTCATAAAATATCAAAGTATAATGGTCCAGATGGAAAGGACATTGTGTTGAGTAAGTTAGGATCTTCCGCGTGGAAGTCCCTGAAGCAAAAAACCAAAGCAAGAGTTAAACAGATTGCATTTGACCTGATTAAGCTTTATGCACAAAGGAAAAGTGCAAAAGGTTTTGCTTATTCACCAGACGGATATATGCAGAATGAGCTGGAAGCTTCCTTTATTTATGAAGATACTCCGGATCAGGAAAAAGCTACAATGGATGTAAAAGCCGATATGCAAGCCGATACAGTTATGGATCGTTTGATTTGTGGTGATGTAGGATTTGGGAAAACAGAAGTGGCTATACGTGCAGCCTTTAAAGCTGCTGTAGATGGAAAGCAGGTAGCACTTCTGGTGCCTACAACGATTTTAGCATTTCAGCATTACAGAAGTTTTAAGGAAAGACTTAAAGATTTCCCTGTAGAGGTATCTTACCTTAACCGTTTCAGAACAGCAAAACAGAAGAAAGAAACGTTGGAAGGATTAGCTTCCGGCAAAATAGATATTGTAATTGGTACACATCAGTTAGTTGGGGCTAGTGTAAAGTTTAAGGATTTGGGATTACTGATTATTGATGAGGAACATAAATTCGGCGTAGCTATAAAGGATAAGCTGAAAACTATGAAAACCAATATTGATACATTAACACTTACTGCAACACCTATTCCGAGAACATTACAGTTCTCTCTCATGGCAGCGCGGGATCTTTCAGTTATTAAAACACCGCCGCCTAACCGTCAGCCAGTAGATACCAAATTGGTAGGTTTCAACGAAGAAATTCTGAGAGATGCCATTAGTTATGAATTACAAAGAGACGGTCAGGTTTATTTTATTAATAACAGAATAGAAAACCTTAAAGAAATAGCAGGTCTTATTCAGAGACTGGTTCCGGATGCTCGGGTTATTACAGGGCATGGGCAGATGGATGGTAAGCAATTGGAGGCGAATATGATGGATTTTATGGAAGGTAAATATGATGTTCTGGTTTCTACAACGATTGTGGAAAGTGGGCTCGATGTACCTAATGCCAATACAATTTTCATTAATGATGCTCAGCGTTTCGGTATGGCAGATTTGCACCAGATGCGTGGACGTGTGGGGCGTAGTAACAGAAAAGCATTTTGTTACCTTATTACACCACCAATGGATTTGGTTTCATCAGATTCCCGTAAGCGTTTGGAAGCTATTGAGCAGTTTTCAGATTTGGGTAGTGGTTTCCATATTGCGATGAAGGACTTGGAAATCCGTGGAGCGGGGGATTTATTAGGTGGAGATCAGAGTGGCTTTATCAATGAAATGGGCTTCGATACCTATCAGAAAATTATGCAGGAAGCTCTGGAAGAACTTAAGGATGAAGATATGGAAGGCCTTTTCCAAAATGAAGAAGAGCGCAAAAAGCTTTTCAACTCTGTTAAGGATGTGAATATTGATACTGATTTAGAGCTGATGCTTCCGGATGATTATGTAAATAGTACAGAAGAGCGATTGTTGTTATATCAAAAACTGGCAGATGTAAGGAATGCCACAGAACTTAATCGTTTTGAATATGAACTTAAAGACCGTTTCGGAGCATTGCCAAAAGAAGCGATTAACCTACTGAAGAGTATCGAACTGAAATGGCTGGCAGCGGATATAGGTTTCGATAAGATTGTTATGAAGAACGGAATCTTCCTTGGGTACTTTCCGGGTAATCCACAAGATAAGTTTTATCAAAGCGACAGATTTAAAAAGATTATTCAATATCTTGGATCCAATCCTCAACATGCCCAACTTAAAGAAAAACATTCACCAGAAGGCAATCAGTTAATGATGCGTAAAGATAAAATAACAAATGTGGATGAGGTTAATACATTGCTAAATAGTATATTGAGTTGA
- a CDS encoding carbonic anhydrase yields MSNSYEQIFENNRKWVESKLSQDQDFFTNLAATQTPEYLYIGCSDSRATAEELMGAKPGEVFVTRNIANVVNTLDMSSTSVIQYAVEHLKVKHIIVCGHYNCGGVKAAMTPQDLGLLNPWLRNIRDVYRLHQAELDAIEDEHKRYDRLVELNVQEQCINVIKMACVQERYITENFPIVHGWVFDLRTGKLIDLEIDFENILKDIQKIYDLTNSDWMMRNK; encoded by the coding sequence ATGTCAAATTCTTATGAACAAATTTTCGAGAACAATCGGAAATGGGTAGAGAGTAAGCTCTCTCAAGACCAAGATTTCTTTACGAATCTTGCTGCAACACAAACTCCGGAGTACCTTTACATTGGTTGCTCAGACAGTAGAGCTACCGCTGAAGAACTAATGGGAGCAAAACCGGGAGAAGTATTCGTTACTCGTAACATTGCCAATGTTGTAAACACTTTGGACATGAGTTCTACTTCTGTTATACAGTACGCTGTAGAACATTTGAAAGTAAAGCACATTATCGTATGTGGACACTACAACTGTGGAGGTGTTAAGGCAGCTATGACTCCTCAGGATTTAGGACTTTTAAATCCATGGTTAAGAAACATTCGTGATGTCTACAGACTTCACCAGGCAGAACTGGATGCTATTGAGGATGAGCACAAAAGATACGATCGTCTTGTTGAACTAAATGTTCAGGAACAATGTATCAATGTTATCAAAATGGCTTGTGTACAGGAAAGGTATATCACTGAAAACTTCCCTATCGTACACGGATGGGTATTCGATCTAAGAACAGGAAAATTAATTGACTTAGAGATTGATTTTGAAAACATCCTGAAAGACATCCAAAAAATTTACGATCTTACCAACTCTGATTGGATGATGCGTAATAAATAA
- a CDS encoding SulP family inorganic anion transporter → MKQNKTNIFSDVKPNFASGLVVFLVALPLCLGIALASGAPPLSGIIAGIIGGIVVGFLSTSNISVTGPAAGLTAIILASVTELGAFDLFLCAGIIAGATQLILGFLKAGSISNYIPTAVIEGMLAGIGIIIILTQLPHALGFDKDYEGKQTLFDNGFNLIPYINEIASAIHPGAILIFAISIAILIIWDKIPALKKIKMLPAALVAVATGIIINQLFTSSGSSLAITTDHLVKLPVPKSAEDFKALITFPNFTGFAMPAVWVTGITIAIVASIETLLCIEASDRMDYKKRITDTNQELRAQGIGNLISSFIGGLPMTSVVVRSSANANAGATTKLSAIIHGVLLLVCVLSIPAILNMIPLATLAAVLILVGYKLAKPATIKHFWDKGKYQFIPFMATMLAVVFTDLLKGVALGLIISIIFILLGNMKRAYYLSREELEDADAITIELAEEVSFLNKAAIKKTLKNIQPGSQVTINGKRTSYIATDVLDLIQEFANVTAKENNIVVSLVGFRTDYKEIKESHVVVDHRRSM, encoded by the coding sequence ATGAAACAAAATAAAACCAATATATTCAGCGACGTTAAACCCAACTTTGCATCAGGTTTGGTTGTTTTTCTTGTCGCTCTTCCTCTTTGTTTAGGAATTGCTTTAGCCTCCGGAGCTCCACCTTTATCTGGTATCATTGCCGGAATTATCGGTGGGATCGTTGTTGGCTTTCTCAGCACATCTAACATTAGTGTAACCGGTCCTGCTGCTGGCCTCACAGCTATTATCCTGGCTTCAGTGACCGAATTAGGAGCATTTGACTTATTTCTTTGTGCCGGAATTATTGCCGGAGCTACTCAACTAATTCTAGGCTTCCTAAAAGCCGGAAGTATTTCCAACTATATTCCTACAGCCGTTATAGAAGGAATGCTTGCCGGAATCGGAATTATTATTATTCTTACACAGTTACCTCATGCCCTAGGTTTTGATAAAGACTATGAAGGAAAACAAACTTTATTCGACAATGGATTCAATCTGATTCCATATATCAATGAAATTGCTTCAGCCATTCATCCCGGAGCAATATTAATATTTGCTATTTCCATAGCTATTTTGATTATATGGGACAAAATACCAGCACTCAAAAAAATAAAAATGCTTCCAGCAGCTCTTGTAGCTGTTGCAACGGGTATTATTATCAATCAATTGTTCACTTCTTCCGGAAGCTCTTTAGCTATAACCACAGATCATTTGGTAAAACTTCCTGTACCGAAATCAGCTGAAGATTTTAAAGCATTGATCACATTTCCAAATTTCACAGGATTTGCAATGCCTGCTGTATGGGTTACTGGTATTACTATTGCGATTGTAGCATCAATCGAAACCCTTCTTTGCATTGAGGCTTCAGATAGGATGGACTATAAAAAAAGAATTACAGATACCAATCAGGAGCTTCGCGCACAGGGAATTGGCAACCTTATCAGTTCTTTTATCGGCGGATTACCTATGACATCGGTAGTTGTAAGAAGCTCTGCTAATGCCAATGCAGGAGCGACCACCAAATTATCAGCCATAATCCACGGTGTACTATTATTAGTCTGTGTACTAAGTATTCCTGCTATTTTGAATATGATCCCGCTAGCAACTCTTGCTGCTGTTCTTATCCTTGTAGGATATAAGTTGGCTAAGCCAGCAACTATAAAACATTTCTGGGACAAAGGAAAATATCAGTTCATTCCATTCATGGCTACAATGCTTGCTGTAGTTTTCACTGACCTTCTAAAAGGTGTTGCTCTTGGCTTGATTATCAGCATTATTTTCATCCTTTTAGGAAACATGAAACGTGCTTACTATTTAAGCCGCGAAGAACTGGAAGACGCAGATGCCATTACAATTGAACTTGCTGAAGAAGTATCTTTCCTGAACAAAGCTGCCATTAAAAAGACCCTGAAGAATATTCAGCCAGGATCGCAGGTAACAATTAACGGAAAGCGCACTTCTTATATAGCCACAGACGTATTAGATCTGATTCAGGAGTTTGCAAATGTCACAGCAAAAGAGAACAATATTGTTGTTAGTCTGGTTGGTTTCCGCACAGATTATAAAGAAATAAAAGAGTCCCATGTTGTAGTGGACCACAGGAGATCTATGTAG
- a CDS encoding AAA family ATPase — protein sequence MQKLSPFVFGNLVNLQSFTNRENELKRLKNNLISGINTIIISPRRWGKSSLVEKTIMDINITDPDYKTVKIDLFSVNSEQEFLEKFAREVIKASSAKWEEWLKESKDIFKKLIPKFSIGIQPDSDFSISFDWEELKKYSDEILNLPEILATKKQVKFIICIDEFQNLAHFPNFEAVEKNMRAVWQKQKNVVYCLYGSKRDMMTNIFDNSSKPFYRFGDLLLLSKIKKEKWESFIVENFEKTNRRISQTFAGRITDLMKCHSWYVQQFSYYVWSETQNEVTYSIFCDALERLVQSNVPLFQNKIEEFSTGQINLLKAIAKNEKQLSSKETLKRYHLGTSAGVNKNKNTLLQKDIISEERGIIEFLDPVFELWFRKLYFDEDYLKH from the coding sequence ATGCAAAAATTATCGCCTTTTGTTTTCGGGAATCTTGTTAACCTTCAGTCGTTTACTAACAGAGAAAATGAGCTGAAACGCCTGAAGAATAATCTTATAAGTGGAATCAATACCATTATTATCTCCCCGAGAAGATGGGGAAAGTCTTCTTTGGTTGAAAAGACCATTATGGACATTAATATAACTGATCCAGATTATAAGACCGTAAAAATTGATTTGTTCTCGGTCAATTCTGAACAGGAATTTTTAGAAAAATTTGCCAGAGAGGTAATTAAAGCTTCCTCTGCAAAATGGGAGGAATGGCTGAAAGAGAGTAAAGATATTTTTAAAAAACTTATTCCTAAGTTTAGTATAGGTATTCAGCCGGATAGTGATTTTAGTATCTCTTTTGACTGGGAAGAATTGAAAAAATATTCCGATGAAATACTTAATCTTCCGGAAATATTAGCGACTAAAAAGCAGGTGAAATTTATTATATGTATCGATGAATTCCAGAATCTGGCACATTTTCCCAATTTTGAGGCTGTGGAGAAGAATATGCGTGCTGTATGGCAGAAACAAAAAAATGTAGTCTACTGCCTTTATGGGAGCAAAAGGGATATGATGACAAATATTTTCGATAATTCGTCGAAACCATTTTACAGGTTTGGAGATTTGCTTTTGCTCTCTAAAATTAAAAAGGAAAAGTGGGAGTCATTCATTGTTGAAAATTTTGAAAAAACCAACAGAAGAATTAGTCAAACCTTTGCGGGAAGAATTACGGATCTGATGAAATGTCACTCATGGTATGTACAGCAGTTTTCTTATTATGTATGGTCAGAAACCCAGAACGAAGTAACGTATAGTATTTTTTGTGATGCACTGGAGCGTTTGGTGCAAAGTAATGTACCTCTGTTTCAGAACAAGATTGAAGAATTTAGCACAGGGCAGATTAATCTGCTAAAGGCTATTGCTAAAAATGAAAAGCAATTGTCTTCTAAAGAAACATTGAAGAGATATCATTTGGGAACATCAGCCGGAGTGAATAAAAATAAAAATACTTTGCTGCAAAAAGATATTATTAGCGAAGAGAGAGGAATAATAGAATTTCTTGATCCTGTTTTCGAACTTTGGTTTAGGAAACTGTATTTTGATGAAGATTATTTGAAACACTGA
- a CDS encoding GH3 auxin-responsive promoter family protein: protein MLSILKKAVAKIWAKQYVKSSEKFTRNAVSNQENLLKNLITKAVNTKFGKEHGFGSIRNIQDFQSKVPLADYEDLKNYIEEIKEGEKDILWPGQPEYFAKTSGTTSGSKYIPISKEAMPYQIDAARSALFFYIAQKDNADFVNGKMIFLQGSPELTDLHGIKTGRLSGIVAHHIPNYLQKNRLPSWETNIIEDWETKVDKIIAETEKENMTLISGIPPWLIMYFEKLTEKSGKKIKELFPNLQLIVTGGVNYEPYREKMNKLLGDHVDIVQTFPASEGFFAYQNNYKEDGLLLLTNHGIFYEFIPQEDLGKEKPRRLTLGEIKLHKDYALVITTNSGLWAYMIGDMVRFISNKPYKILVSGRTKHFTSAFGEHVIAYEVEEAMKEAILKYPAQISEFHLAPKVNPENGLPYHEWFIEFEKEPEDMDAFRQELDLALRNKNTYYNDLITGNILQPLIISRLKKDSFLEYAKSQGKLGGQNKIPRLANNRDIADFFHQSELNLIIQ, encoded by the coding sequence ATGTTGAGCATCTTAAAGAAAGCTGTTGCCAAAATCTGGGCAAAGCAATATGTAAAATCATCCGAAAAGTTCACCCGGAATGCAGTTTCTAATCAGGAAAACTTGTTAAAAAACCTGATTACAAAAGCTGTAAATACAAAATTCGGAAAGGAACACGGTTTCGGAAGCATCCGCAATATTCAGGATTTTCAGTCAAAAGTTCCTTTAGCCGACTATGAAGATCTGAAAAATTACATTGAAGAAATAAAAGAGGGAGAAAAGGATATCTTATGGCCGGGCCAACCAGAATATTTTGCCAAGACATCTGGTACAACATCTGGCAGCAAATATATCCCGATTTCTAAAGAAGCAATGCCTTATCAGATTGATGCTGCCAGAAGCGCACTATTTTTCTATATAGCACAGAAAGATAACGCCGATTTTGTAAACGGAAAAATGATTTTCTTGCAAGGGTCTCCGGAACTTACAGATTTGCATGGAATAAAAACAGGTCGCCTTTCCGGAATTGTAGCTCATCACATACCAAATTATCTGCAAAAGAACAGACTTCCAAGTTGGGAAACCAATATAATAGAGGATTGGGAAACTAAAGTTGACAAAATCATTGCCGAGACAGAGAAAGAAAACATGACACTTATTTCCGGCATACCACCTTGGCTAATCATGTATTTTGAAAAACTTACAGAAAAATCCGGAAAAAAAATAAAGGAACTATTTCCAAATCTTCAGCTTATTGTTACCGGCGGTGTCAATTATGAGCCCTATCGGGAAAAGATGAATAAGCTTTTGGGAGACCATGTAGATATTGTACAGACATTTCCGGCATCAGAAGGCTTCTTTGCTTATCAGAATAATTATAAAGAAGACGGTCTTCTTTTATTGACCAATCATGGTATATTTTACGAGTTCATTCCTCAGGAGGATCTGGGTAAAGAAAAACCAAGGAGACTAACTCTTGGCGAAATAAAACTTCATAAAGACTATGCTCTTGTTATTACAACTAATTCCGGGCTTTGGGCATATATGATTGGTGATATGGTAAGATTCATCTCTAATAAACCATATAAAATTCTGGTAAGCGGGAGAACCAAACATTTTACCTCAGCATTTGGCGAGCACGTTATTGCCTATGAAGTAGAAGAAGCTATGAAAGAAGCTATATTAAAATACCCTGCCCAAATTTCCGAATTTCATTTAGCACCAAAGGTAAATCCGGAGAACGGACTTCCCTATCATGAATGGTTTATAGAGTTTGAAAAAGAACCTGAAGACATGGATGCTTTCCGTCAGGAACTGGACTTGGCACTAAGAAATAAAAACACATATTACAACGATCTTATTACCGGTAATATATTACAACCACTTATTATAAGCCGTTTGAAGAAAGATAGTTTTCTTGAATATGCAAAATCACAGGGTAAACTGGGCGGACAGAATAAAATTCCACGTTTAGCAAATAACCGGGATATTGCAGATTTTTTTCATCAATCAGAATTAAATCTCATTATACAATAA